In Pirellulales bacterium, the following are encoded in one genomic region:
- the floA gene encoding flotillin-like protein FloA (flotillin-like protein involved in membrane lipid rafts), which translates to MTASTVLLAAAVPNSITWAVTAVLLVLILIVFLIMAATYGNLWFQAYMSNAQVSMLRLVAMSFRQVNARTIVQSKIMAMQAGLGNDPAAGITTQRLEAHYLAGGNVPGVIRAIIAAHRADIDLDFDRAAAIDLAGRDVLDAVQTSVSPKVIDCPDPQKSKKSTLSAIARNGVELQIRARVTVRTNIKQLIGGATEETVIARVGEGIITSIGSAESHLVVMENPDMISKAVLARGLDAQTAFEIVSIDIADIDVGENIGARLQADQAEADTRVARAKAEERRAFAIAREQEMKAKVSENRANVLMAEAQVPLAIAAAFHDGNFLTTGS; encoded by the coding sequence ATGACCGCGTCCACAGTTCTTCTTGCCGCCGCCGTGCCGAACTCGATCACCTGGGCCGTCACGGCCGTGCTGTTGGTACTGATCCTGATCGTGTTCCTCATCATGGCCGCGACCTACGGCAACCTGTGGTTTCAGGCCTACATGTCCAACGCGCAGGTCAGCATGCTGCGATTGGTCGCGATGAGCTTTCGTCAGGTGAACGCCCGCACGATCGTGCAATCGAAAATCATGGCCATGCAGGCGGGCCTCGGCAACGATCCCGCGGCCGGTATCACCACCCAGCGGCTCGAAGCCCACTACCTGGCCGGCGGCAATGTGCCAGGCGTGATCCGCGCGATCATTGCCGCGCATCGTGCCGACATCGACCTCGACTTCGATCGCGCCGCCGCCATCGACCTGGCCGGCCGCGACGTGCTCGACGCCGTGCAGACGAGCGTGAGCCCGAAAGTGATCGACTGCCCCGATCCGCAAAAATCGAAGAAGTCGACGTTGAGCGCCATCGCCCGCAACGGCGTCGAGCTGCAAATCCGAGCCCGCGTCACGGTGCGGACAAACATCAAGCAGTTGATCGGCGGCGCCACCGAAGAAACGGTCATCGCGCGCGTCGGTGAAGGAATCATCACCTCGATCGGCTCGGCCGAAAGCCACCTGGTCGTGATGGAAAATCCGGACATGATCTCGAAGGCCGTACTGGCCCGTGGGCTGGACGCACAAACCGCGTTCGAGATCGTTTCGATCGACATCGCCGATATCGACGTCGGCGAAAACATCGGCGCCCGCCTGCAAGCCGACCAGGCCGAGGCCGACACGCGCGTGGCCCGCGCGAAAGCCGAAGAGCGCCGCGCCTTCGCCATCGCTCGCGAACAAGAGATGAAGGCCAAAGTCTCGGAGAATCGCGCGAACGTCCTCATGGCCGAAGCCCAAGTCCCGCTGGCCATCGCCGCGGCCTTCCACGACGGCAACTTCTTGACGACCGGCAGCTAA
- a CDS encoding C25 family cysteine peptidase yields the protein MLTVSLALALLTAAPTAQAATARQAAPDTLVICPEAFRSPLAPWLELRASQGHHCQVIKPDSVDGLRQQIRAIAKQGALRYIVLVGDAPVENQSANSLVTVPTHYVPSQVIMRFGGEKVIAGDNWYADLDDDQLPDVAIGRLPADSAEDLRTMIDKILAYERGPAPGNWRRRINLVAGLGGFGALADAAIEASAKRLLIDGIPPAYATSVTYGSWRSPYCPDPQLFHASTVDRFNEGCLFWVYMGHGHTRTVDRVRTPDGQHHIFNTDDCGKLQCGARSPIALLLCCSTGGFDQRDDCLAEELLRTKDGPVAALAGSRVTMPYAMSVLGAEMLRIYFAEECMTVGDLLAAAKRAMISRPRDDERSQTIDALAKMLNPASVDLALERAEHLELFNLIGDPLLKLPRAATAEITAPKNIRSGEPLEISGSTPIDGDVEVELVVRRDRLTFRPTPRTKYESSAAAREEYQRTYARANDTRLVSQVTKSADGKFRATLAVPATASGECHVRVFVQGVQDIAVGATDITIEPSVAMKK from the coding sequence ATGCTCACCGTCTCGCTCGCTCTCGCGCTCCTTACCGCCGCTCCCACGGCGCAGGCAGCTACCGCCAGGCAAGCCGCGCCTGACACGCTGGTCATTTGCCCCGAAGCCTTTCGCTCGCCGCTCGCGCCGTGGCTCGAATTGCGCGCGTCGCAGGGACATCATTGCCAGGTCATCAAGCCTGACTCGGTCGATGGTCTTCGCCAGCAAATTCGCGCGATCGCTAAGCAGGGCGCCTTGCGATATATCGTGCTCGTGGGCGATGCGCCGGTCGAGAATCAATCGGCCAACTCGCTGGTCACGGTGCCGACGCATTATGTGCCGTCGCAAGTCATCATGCGCTTCGGTGGCGAGAAGGTGATCGCCGGCGACAACTGGTATGCCGATCTGGACGACGATCAATTGCCCGACGTCGCGATTGGTCGGCTGCCGGCCGACTCGGCCGAGGATCTGCGCACCATGATCGACAAGATCCTTGCCTACGAGCGCGGCCCGGCCCCCGGCAACTGGCGGCGGCGTATCAATCTCGTGGCCGGCCTGGGCGGCTTCGGAGCGCTGGCTGACGCCGCGATCGAAGCCAGCGCCAAGCGACTGTTGATCGACGGCATTCCACCGGCCTACGCCACCAGCGTCACCTACGGCAGTTGGCGCAGCCCGTATTGCCCCGACCCGCAATTGTTTCACGCCTCGACGGTCGATCGCTTCAACGAGGGTTGCCTGTTCTGGGTTTACATGGGGCACGGCCACACGCGCACTGTCGATCGCGTCCGCACTCCCGATGGCCAGCATCACATCTTCAACACCGACGACTGCGGCAAGCTGCAATGCGGCGCGCGGTCGCCGATTGCCCTCTTACTCTGCTGCAGCACTGGCGGATTCGATCAGCGCGACGATTGCCTGGCCGAGGAGTTACTGCGCACCAAGGATGGCCCTGTGGCCGCTCTGGCCGGCTCGCGCGTGACGATGCCTTACGCAATGAGCGTGCTGGGGGCCGAAATGCTGCGCATCTACTTCGCCGAGGAGTGCATGACGGTGGGCGATCTGCTGGCCGCGGCCAAGCGAGCCATGATTTCGCGCCCGCGCGACGACGAGCGCAGCCAGACGATCGATGCACTCGCGAAAATGCTGAACCCCGCCAGCGTGGATCTGGCCTTGGAACGAGCCGAGCATCTGGAGCTGTTCAATCTGATCGGCGATCCACTCCTGAAGCTGCCGCGCGCCGCCACGGCCGAGATAACAGCCCCGAAAAATATCCGCTCAGGCGAGCCGCTCGAAATCTCAGGCAGCACGCCCATCGACGGCGACGTGGAAGTCGAGCTGGTCGTCCGCCGCGACCGGCTGACCTTCCGCCCCACCCCGCGCACCAAGTACGAGAGCTCGGCCGCGGCGCGCGAGGAATATCAACGCACCTACGCCCGAGCCAATGACACGCGTCTCGTCTCGCAAGTGACGAAGAGCGCCGACGGCAAGTTCCGCGCAACCCTGGCCGTGCCCGCCACGGCGAGCGGCGAATGTCACGTACGCGTCTTCGTGCAAGGCGTCCAAGACATAGCCGTGGGCGCCACGGACATCACGATCGAACCATCAGTC
- a CDS encoding formylglycine-generating enzyme family protein — translation MIALLLVALVTAEPDNAKLELLKMFRDEFVELTPGEGDFPAAYQRGDDDGLSAERPAHRVKLARPFAIAPYEVPQNLWQAVMGENPSRWKGARNAVEMVSYVDAVEFCRRATGALRDAKLITPKHVIRLPSEAEWEYAARAGARTRYSFGDDPAALGDYAWFTGNATGNDPPVGAKRPNAWKLYDMHGYLWEWCADTWHDNYDNAPADGSPWQSGDAKVGVLRSGSWKDPADRLTSSYRRRAPRDLKDDAVGLRCVLAEEP, via the coding sequence ATGATCGCCCTGTTACTCGTCGCGCTCGTAACAGCCGAGCCGGATAACGCGAAGCTCGAACTATTAAAAATGTTTCGCGATGAGTTCGTTGAATTGACGCCCGGCGAGGGGGATTTTCCGGCCGCCTATCAGAGGGGCGATGACGATGGCCTGTCCGCCGAGCGTCCCGCGCACCGCGTCAAGCTCGCACGCCCCTTCGCGATCGCGCCGTACGAAGTACCGCAGAACTTGTGGCAGGCCGTGATGGGCGAAAACCCCAGCCGCTGGAAAGGGGCACGCAACGCGGTCGAGATGGTCAGCTATGTCGATGCCGTGGAGTTCTGCCGCCGCGCGACCGGGGCCCTGCGTGACGCGAAACTCATCACGCCGAAACACGTCATTCGCCTTCCCAGCGAAGCCGAATGGGAATACGCAGCCCGGGCCGGCGCCCGCACGCGCTACTCGTTCGGCGATGATCCGGCGGCACTCGGCGACTACGCCTGGTTCACCGGCAACGCGACTGGCAACGATCCGCCGGTCGGCGCGAAACGCCCCAACGCCTGGAAGCTGTACGACATGCATGGTTACCTGTGGGAATGGTGCGCCGACACCTGGCACGACAACTACGACAACGCGCCCGCCGATGGCAGCCCCTGGCAATCGGGCGACGCCAAGGTCGGCGTCCTGCGCAGCGGAAGTTGGAAAGATCCGGCCGATCGGCTGACCAGCAGCTATCGCCGCCGCGCCCCGCGCGACCTGAAGGATGACGCGGTCGGTCTGCGCTGCGTGCTGGCCGAAGAGCCGTAA